The proteins below are encoded in one region of Coffea arabica cultivar ET-39 chromosome 4c, Coffea Arabica ET-39 HiFi, whole genome shotgun sequence:
- the LOC113738583 gene encoding galactinol--sucrose galactosyltransferase-like, which translates to MAPSLSKGAPEVMGVEDDQKPLSIALEGTQFLANGHPILTEVPANIVATPSPFFSKDLTRKMVGSFIGFDAIEPKSRHVVPLGKLKNIRFMSIFRFKVWWTTHWVGNCGKDVEHETQMMILDKSDNARPYVLLLPILEGPFRASLQPGTEDYLDISLESGSSKVCRSRFCSCLYMHVGDDPFQLVKEAMKVIKVHLGTFKLLEEKRPPGIVDKFGWCTWDAFYLKVSPKGVWEGVKTLVEGGCPPGMVLIDDGWQSICHDEDDVNDQKGMNRTSAGEQMPCRLVKFEENYKFRDYTSSREPYDKGMGAFISDLKEEFKSVEHVYVWHALCGYWGGIRPNVPNMPESRVISPKLSQGLQMTMEDLAVDKIVNNGVGLVPPEKFQEMYEGLHSHLESAGIDGVKVDVIHLLEMLCEEFGGRVELAKAYYKALTASVRKHFKGNGVIASMEHCNDFFYLGTEAIALGRVGDDFWCTDPSGDPNGTFWLQGCHMVHCAYNSLWMGNFIQPDWDMFQSTHPCAEFHAASRAISGGPIYVSDSVGKHNFQLLKRLVLPDGSILRCQHYALPTRDCLFEDPLHDGKTMLKIWNLNKFTGVLGAFNCQGGGWCPVTRRNKSASEFSVPVTCLASPEDIEWSNGRNPIPLKGVELFAIYMQREKRLKLLKLSDNMGISLKPFEYELLIVSPVTVLTKKLVQFAPIGLVNMLNSGGAVESLIYDDDDDKSSVSIGVRGSGEMRVFASEKPISCMIDGIDVEFSYNDQMVIIQVPWPNSSRLSIVKYIF; encoded by the exons ATGGCTCCTAGCTTGAGCAAAGGTGCCCCTGAAGTAATGggggttgaagatgatcaaaaACCCTTGTCAATCGCTCTTGAAGGGACACAGTTTCTAGCCAATGGTCATCCAATTCTAACTGAAGTCCCTGCCAACATTGTTGCCACACCATCTCCATTTTTCTCCAAAGACTTAACCAGAAAAATGGTCGGCAGTTTTATTGGCTTTGATGCTATAGAACCAAAAAGCCGCCATGTAGTCCCTCTTGGTAAGCTCAAGAACATAAGATTCATGAGCATATTTAGATTTAAAGTCTGGTGGACCACTCATTGGGTTGGAAATTGTGGTAAGGATGTCGAACATGAGACACAAATGATGATTCTTGATAAATCAGACAATGCCCGCCCCTATGTTCTTCTCCTTCCAATTCTTGAAGGACCCTTTAGAGCTTCATTGCAGCCTGGCACGGAGGATTACTTGGATATTTCCTTGGAGAGTGGATCAAGCAAAGTTTGCAGATCGCGTTTTTGCAGTTGTCTGTACATGCACGTTGGAGATGATCCATTTCAGCTAGTGAAGGAGGCAATGAAAGTGATAAAGGTCCATCTAGGGACCTTTAAGCTTCTTGAGGAGAAGCGTCCACCAGGTATAGTTGATAAATTTGGTTGGTGCACTTGGGATGCCTTTTATCTTAAGGTAAGCCCAAAAGGGGTTTGGGAAGGGGTAAAAACCCTAGTGGAGGGTGGGTGCCCTCCAGGAATGGTCCTGATAGATGATGGATGGCAATCTATTTGtcatgatgaagatgatgttaATGACCAAAAAGGCATGAATAGGACCTCAGCTGGTGAGCAAATGCCTTGTAGGTTagtaaaatttgaagaaaattacaaatttaGAGACTATACAAGTTCTAGGGAACCCTATGATAAGGGCATGGGTGCATTTATTAGTGATCTTAAGGAGGAGTTTAAGAGTGTAGAGCATGTTTACGTTTGGCATGCATTGTGTGGATACTGGGGTGGGATTAGACCTAATGTCCCAAACATGCCTGAGTCTAGGGTCATTAGTCCTAAACTGTCACAGGGATTGCAGATGACAATGGAAGATTTGGCTGTGGACAAAATCGTCAACAATGGAGTTGGACTGGTCCCACCAGAAAAATTTCAGGAGATGTATGAAGGCTTGCATTCACATCTTGAATCTGCTGGCATTGATGGGGTCAAGGTGGATGTGATACAT TTGCTAGAGATGCTATGTGAGGAATTTGGAGGTCGAGTTGAGCTTGCTAAAGCTTACTATAAAGCCTTAACAGCTTCAGTGAGAAAGCATTTTAAAGGCAATGGTGTGATTGCTAGCATGGAGCACTGCAATGATTTCTTTTATCTTGGAACAGAGGCCATAGCTCTTGGACGTGTTG GGGATGACTTCTGGTGTACTGATCCATCTGGAGATCCTAATGGTACATTTTGGCTTCAAGGGTGTCACATGGTGCACTGTGCTTACAATAGCCTATGGATGGGAAATTTCATACAACCTGATTGGGACATGTTCCAATCTACTCATCCATGTGCTGAATTTCATGCTGCCTCCAGAGCCATCTCTGGAGGACCAATCTATGTTAGTGATTCTGTCGGAAAACACAACTTTCAGCTGCTTAAAAGACTAGTTTTGCCTGATGGTTCCATCCTAAGGTGTCAACACTATGCTCTACCCACCAGAGACTGCCTCTTCGAAGACCCTCTACATGATGGAAAAACTATGCTCAAAATTTGGAATCTTAACAAG TTTACAGGAGTTCTTGGAGCATTTAACTGTCAAGGAGGGGGATGGTGCCCTGTAACTAGGAGAAACAAAAGTGCGAGCGAATTTTCAGTTCCTGTTACCTGTTTGGCAAGTCCTGAAGATATTGAATGGAGCAATGGAAGGAATCCAATTCCTCTAAAAGGGGTGGAACTCTTTGCAATCTATATGCAACGGGAGAAAAGGTTGAAGTTATTAAAGTTATCAGATAATATGGGAATCTCTCTGAAGCCATTTGAATACGAGCTCCTGATTGTTTCTCCTGTGACTGTCTTGACCAAAAAATTGGTCCAATTTGCTCCCATTGGACTGGTAAATATGCTCAATTCTGGTGGTGCTGTGGAGTCTCTGAtatatgatgatgatgatgacaaaaGTTCAGTGAGTATAGGAGTCAGGGGAAGTGGAGAAATGAGAGTTTTTGCATCAGAGAAACCTATATCTTGCATGATTGATGGAATCGATGTGGAGTTCAGCTATAATGATCAAATGGTCATCATTCAAGTTCCATGGCCTAATTCATCAAGATTATCCATAGTTAAATACATATTCTGA